A single genomic interval of Camelina sativa cultivar DH55 chromosome 11, Cs, whole genome shotgun sequence harbors:
- the LOC104723108 gene encoding uncharacterized protein LOC104723108 → MDSAFVDRAWDKWVTTGNVGSSGNPLKAAILINYDPSGPSRLVSTIAEQEGIDLYPVDLKQFIDFMRRGNLPTETFVLGSNEYIITSIHENWFAARCLNTTQPAGEGAIVMHTAAYVLVALYDGSIGSASQAVAAADQFASQLSRKTSSFIFC, encoded by the exons ATGGATTCGGCGTTTGTGGACAGAGCTTGGGACAAATGGGTTACTACGGGTAACGTTGGTTCTTCTG ggAATCCATTGAAGGCTGCTATTTTAATTAACTATGATCCTTCAGGACCTTCTCGTCTCGTATCAACAAT AGCTGAGCAAGAAGGGATTGATCTTTATCCAGTTGACTTAAAGCAGTTCATTGATTTCATGAGACGTGGCAACCTTCCTACCGAGACCTTTGTTCTTGGATCCAACGaat ACATAATAACATCTATTCACGAGAATTGGTTTGCTGCTCGGTGCttaaacacaacccagcctgcTGGTGAAGGAGCTATTGTTATGCACACCGCGGCTTACGTGTTGGTTGCTCT ATATGATGGATCGATTGGATCAGCTTCTCAAGCTGTGGCTGCAGCTGATCAGTTTGCATCGCAGCTGAGTCGGAAAACTTCTAGCTTCATCTTTTGCTAA